In the Acetobacterium sp. KB-1 genome, GCATGGCCTGCAGTTCTTTGGCAAAATAAGTGATGATGATATCGGCTCCGGCCCGTTTGATACTAAGCAGGCTTTCAAAGATCGCCCGACGATCCATCAGATCGGCATCGACAGCATTTTTAATCATCGCATATTCGCCGCTGACCTGATAGGCGGCCATCGGTAAATAGGAAAGTTCCTTGCTCTGGACGATAACATCCAGATAAGGCATGGCTGGTTTAACCATCACAATATCGGCACCTTCAGCGATATCCAGAACCATTTCCTTTAAGGCTTCCCGGGAATTGGCCGGGTCCATCTGATAGCTGCGACGGTCGCCAAAGGCTGGTGCTGAGTTTGCGGCATCCCGGAAGGGGCCGTAAAAACTGGAAGCAAATTTAGCCGAGTAGGCCATAATCGGAATCGACTCATAACCGGCTAGATTCAGGGTTTCTCGCATATGGTCAATGCGACCATCCATCATATCCGAAGGAGCGACCATATCGGCTCCAGCGCGGACATGACTGAGCGCCGTTCTGCTTAAGGTCTCTAAGGTCTGGGCTCGTCGGATCTCACCGTTTTCTTCAAAGAAACAGCAATGGCCATCACTTT is a window encoding:
- the hemB gene encoding porphobilinogen synthase, whose protein sequence is MLPTRLRKNTAVRNLIRETQLSMNDVVYPLFIVDGTGVRKEIGSMKDQYHLSLDMLEAETLALKELGIRYVILFGVPDEKDNEATPAFVDDGLVQEAIRVIKKVDPKMYVITDVCLCEYKSDGHCCFFEENGEIRRAQTLETLSRTALSHVRAGADMVAPSDMMDGRIDHMRETLNLAGYESIPIMAYSAKFASSFYGPFRDAANSAPAFGDRRSYQMDPANSREALKEMVLDIAEGADIVMVKPAMPYLDVIVQSKELSYLPMAAYQVSGEYAMIKNAVDADLMDRRAIFESLLSIKRAGADIIITYFAKELQAMLKDYQ